A region of the Burkholderia savannae genome:
CAATCCCGCGCTCATCGCGTCGATGGCACGGCTGGGCGTGCGTGCGATCGTGAACAAGATGGACCATATCGACAACCTGATTGCGTCGGTCCAGGCCGTCTACGCGGGAGCAACGTACATTCCGGCGGACGTCGATGCATTCGTGTCGTCGCGAATTGCCGACGACGGGCAAGCGCTGTCGATCGAGCGGCAGCTCTCGGCCCGGGAATTGGAAATCGTGCGTCTTTACGTATCCGGGCTTTCCGTCAACGAAATCGCTGCCTATCTTCATCGCAGCAAGCAAGCGGTCAGCACGCAAAAGATGAATGCGATGCGAAAGCTCGGCATCGAACGCGATGCGAGCCTGTTCCGCTTTGCGTATGAAACCGGCCTCATGGCGGCCGGCGTGCCGTCCGGCGCTCCGGTCGGGGTGCAGGCGGCGGCGTATTGATTGCCGCTTCGCCGCGACGCCGGATCGTTCCGCTCGTCACGCTATTCTCATGCGGCAGGCGTCCTGTTTCGCACAACGACACGCGGAGCTCGCGGTCGCGACGCAACATGCGCGGTTCGGGTAAGCAAAGCGCTATCGGGCAACGAATCGCTTAATGCGCCGGCGCTTGCATGGAGCAGCCATGTTGCGCCTTGCGCTGCGAGCCGTGCGCGAATGCGTGCGCGGCAACATGACAGGCCCGCGATCACCGGCACCCGCTCAACCGGAAGGCGGTTTCCGTCGCCTCGTCACGTATCGCCGCGTGCCTCTTTTTTCGACGGCTGCAATGCTGGCCGACGCTCGGCTTGGCCGGATGCCGAACTGCCCGGAGAGCGGCAGCCGGATCGGCGCGCGACTCCGGCCGAATCTCCGGTGGAATCTCCGACCGAATTCGCCGAGCGACGCAATCGCGCCTTTGTGCCGGCCATCACGCTCGACGGCACCGCGCGGTTCGGCGCCGCGATTTCATCCCAAATGATCGTTGTCCTGGTGGCTCGACAATTCGAAAACCTTCCTGTCCTTTCCGCGTATCCATGCCGGTTCTCGCCCGAGCCCGGTCCACGTCGAGCCGCTGACCGGGTCGTAGTACTTGGGTTCGCGCTTCTTCTTCGAAGAAAATACTTCTTGAGGCGTAAAGCCGAATTCCGCGACGCATTCGCGAATCTCCTGGAGCACTTTGGCTGAAATCGCCTTGCGTTCCCGGTCCAGGGATGCCTGAAGCGATTTGACGTGTTGTTTGTACTCTTGATAACTGTTCATGCCTGAATTCTTTCGATCGAATACGATATTCGATTGGTGAGGTATGCCGTTGAATAAACTCGATATTGTTGGATGGTAATTTAAAGATTGATCATTTGTAATGGGACAAGTATGGATTAATGGCGCTTTAAATCGCGATTGCCGAAATTCAATCGCCGGCCTCCGTCCTTCCTCGGGCGTCGCGCAATGGCGATGATGTTCGTGGTGCGGCCGGCAGCGGGAACGCCGAGCTGATTCCGGCCGGCCGCGGCCACTTGCCGAAAATGCCGCGACGAGGCGCAAGCGGCTTGGAGGCTCCGCGATGTGCGGATCGTGGGCGGAGCGGGCCGCGATAGCGGTCATTGGCCGTCGGAGGTCGCTGAGGGGAAGCGTCGCGGTGATTGAACGAACGGCACGAGAAGCGGGGCACGTGTGCGCCGTCCACCGTCGACGCCGACGCAATGGCTGCGCCGCGCGCAAAAGCAGCGCCGCCGACGCTCGAGACTTTCGGCATGGAGCAACGCGTCGTCCATTCCGATGAACGGAGAAGCGAAAAGCGGAAAAGCGGAAAAGCGGAAAAACGCAAGA
Encoded here:
- a CDS encoding response regulator transcription factor, translating into MKIDLIVADDHPALIAGIEHALSRSSAIRVAGTASNSTELVDLLACERCDILITDYAMPGGSHGDGLGLLSFLRRHYPDLKIIVFTAIDNPALIASMARLGVRAIVNKMDHIDNLIASVQAVYAGATYIPADVDAFVSSRIADDGQALSIERQLSARELEIVRLYVSGLSVNEIAAYLHRSKQAVSTQKMNAMRKLGIERDASLFRFAYETGLMAAGVPSGAPVGVQAAAY
- a CDS encoding H-NS histone family protein; amino-acid sequence: MNSYQEYKQHVKSLQASLDRERKAISAKVLQEIRECVAEFGFTPQEVFSSKKKREPKYYDPVSGSTWTGLGREPAWIRGKDRKVFELSSHQDNDHLG